TCGCGGTCTACCGGCGCAAGCTGGACGAACTCGACGCGCTGATCGGCCAGCTGACCGGCGTGCGGGACACCGTCGCGCGGCAGCTGGAGCGGGCCGAGCTGGCGCGCGCCGAGCTGGCCGCCGAGGCGGAGGTTCCGGGCGGTCCGGAGCCTGCTTGCGAGCTGGGAGGGGACCCATGGTGACAGGCGTGATGGATGTGACGGACGCGGACTTCGAGGCGGAGGTGATCGGGGCAGAGCTGCCGGTGCTGGTGGAGTTCACCGCCGACTGGTGCCCGCCGTGCCGGCAGATGGGCCCGGTCCTCAAGGCCCTCGCCTCCGAGGAGGGCGACCGGCTGAAGGTCGTGCAGCTGGACGTCGACTCCAATCCGGAGACCACCAAC
This is a stretch of genomic DNA from Streptomyces hawaiiensis. It encodes these proteins:
- a CDS encoding thioredoxin family protein; this encodes MVTGVMDVTDADFEAEVIGAELPVLVEFTADWCPPCRQMGPVLKALASEEGDRLKVVQLDVDSNPETTNAYKVLSMPTFMVFRGGEPVKAMVGARAKRRLLQELADVL